The nucleotide window GCAAAGCGATAGCGCTTTGTGCGTTGGTATTCATATCAATTGAGCAATCCGGTACGTTGAAAAAAACGAGCTCGCTATCAAAGCCCTCGCCGATTAAAAAGCTACCGCCAGACATTGGCTTGGTGCTATCCCCGATGGGAGCCTCGCATTGGATCTGCATGGAGCCGAAGGGGCGTGTCCAAGTTCCGAGAAAACTATCAAGGGTTGCGGTTTCAGGGTCATCGAACGAGCCCGTGTCCGTACCTCCATCGGCAGGAATGTCAAAGGGGGCATCTGGTGTTTCTGGAGGGGATTCATCTCCTGCGCAAGCTGCTCCAAGCAAGGTAATGACGGTGAACGCGGCGAATGTATGGCGTTGCTGACTAAGCGCTGTCTTAAGATAGGTCATAGCTTTCCTTTATTTTTATTTGTACGTATCTGCTTTAGAGCAAGTAGCGTGCCAGCTATAAAACAAAGAAAAACAACCTTGATTCGATCGAAGTGTCGCAGAAAAATCACAATGAGGTGTATGCGTTTGGATACAGTTCGTTGCAACGTTGTTGCCTTGATGGCGATCCGGTATTTCTAAAAAGCGTTGAGCAGCCACATGACTGCAAGTCCACTTAACAGTGTCCAAACTATTTTTTTAGTGCGTTGAGCAACGACGGTAGCTACAGCGAGCGCAATAACTCGAGCAATGTTGGTTAGTGAAAATTCGAGGGTCAAACCCGATTGAAGTGTATAGGCAACCAGGCCGCTGAGCGCAGCAGCCGGTAGAAATTGCAAACCCTGCTTAACGCGGTAAGGCAGACGATCGGCCGGGTAGAGGGTTAGAAAACTGGCACGAATGAGTAAAGTTCCGATGGCTACGACAAGGGTGCATAGCCAGGCAAAATTCGTCATGAAGCCTCTTTCTCTGAGACCGGGACTCGGGACGAGCTCCACATGCCCGCGGCAATGCCAGCGAGGATACCCACCAATAGACCTGTTTTCATGGGTAAGATCGGGGAGAGTCCAAGTGTGAAGGTTGCAGCAACAAGGGCGGTAAAGACTTGCGGCGAGGTTCTAAGTCCTGGAATGAGCAGTGCGAGGAAAGTTAGTGGCACGGCGAAATCAAGTCCCCAGGATGCGGGAATGACTGCTCCGATAAGGGCGCCAATGACCGTTACCGCCAGCCATAATCCCCAAAGTGAAAAAGCTACGGTAAGGTAATACTTCTGTAGCATGGGACCTGAAAAACCACGGCTTTGCCTAAAGACACTTAGGGCAAAAGCTTGGTCGGTAAGCACATAGGACATGAGCCAGCGCCTTTTTTTGCTCAATGTAGAAAAGATCTGCCCTATC belongs to Myxococcales bacterium and includes:
- a CDS encoding AzlD domain-containing protein; the protein is MTNFAWLCTLVVAIGTLLIRASFLTLYPADRLPYRVKQGLQFLPAAALSGLVAYTLQSGLTLEFSLTNIARVIALAVATVVAQRTKKIVWTLLSGLAVMWLLNAF
- a CDS encoding AzlC family ABC transporter permease, producing the protein MSESEALENPYKAAIKDILPLILGLIPFGLVTGVRAVEIGFSAIESGLLSVFVFAGAAQLAMLELFNAHAPWFVVIGTALVINLRMMMYSASIGQIFSTLSKKRRWLMSYVLTDQAFALSVFRQSRGFSGPMLQKYYLTVAFSLWGLWLAVTVIGALIGAVIPASWGLDFAVPLTFLALLIPGLRTSPQVFTALVAATFTLGLSPILPMKTGLLVGILAGIAAGMWSSSRVPVSEKEAS